DNA from Dromaius novaehollandiae isolate bDroNov1 chromosome 12, bDroNov1.hap1, whole genome shotgun sequence:
GGCGATCCAGGGTCAGGTCTgcctgggaggggaggggggtcccCCTTTGGGACCTGGCTCTGGGAGGGAAGGGGTCTCCTGTCCAGCAGGCCGGCGTGTCCTGGCACTCCCACGGGGCTCTCTAGTGCCTGCCACAAATGCCCCTGCTGGAAACAAATCCTTCGCCGCGTAGCAAATCCAAGGCGGCTTCTCGTTCGGAAGAAACAGCCTCTCTTTCTTCCCCCGCGAAGGTCTCTCTGGGGTCTCCAGCGGGCAGCGCATGCTTTGGGTTTGCAGGTGGAGTCCCTTGCCAGGGCTCAGGTGGCCACAGCCCTTGTGCCCTGGGCCTCTCTCTGCTCCGCACCTGCCCTGGGCTCAGAGGAAGGCTGGCAGCCGCAAAGGGGGGCCAAGGCCCGCTGGGCAGCTGGGGCGGTGGCTTTTCAGAGGCTTTGCGTAAACCTgtgcctgtgccccccccccgcccctcccaggGGAGGAGCTTGCTGGGAGGTTGTGAGCTGCTCGACCCGGGGCCTGACGCGTCTTTCCCTTGCCCTCCAGAGATTGTGGCCATTTGGGACGCTGTCTCCAATTACATCCTGGAGCAgatgctgctggacaaggtgggctggcgtcctgctgcccctgcccttgGCGGGGGGTCAGTTCTCCAGAGAGTCCGGGGACCCAGGGAGCAACCCCTGCCCCAGCGCCATGGCAGCACGCTGCCACCAGCCAGTGTGCTGCCGAGCAGCTCCTGGGCAAGCTGGCAGAGAAATCACGTGCGGCTCGAGCGGGAGGAAGCATTCGGCACCTCGTGGGCCTTCTCTTTTCCCTGGGGCTGGAAGGgggagagcaagcagagagagaCGGAGGCATTTTCCTGCGTCTGTGCTCTTAGAGAGCCCTGGCATCTTCGCGAGCTCTGGGAGGTTCGGAAATACTGGGAGCAGGCCGAGGACAAAATCCGGAGAAAGTGGCTCTCCTCCAAAGCCTTCCCAAGCGCTCCCTCTTGCCCCGGTGTACCTCAGCAGCAGGGAGGGCCCAGAGCCGCATCCCCGCACGCTGACAGGCCTCGCTTTTTCCATCTGCAGCATGCTTACGCCTCGGCCTTCTTGTCTTCTCCGTGTGCAGGGTGTCCTGGTAGCGGGGTTTGGCACCTTCTGCACGGTGCGAGAGGAACTGCGCCTGGGCCCAGAAGACGTGCTCATGGTGCGAAGACCCGTCTTCCAGCTGGCCATGTACCCAGTCTGGCCACTGTGGCTGAAACGCGCCaaagtgactctccctggtgagacgGCAGCGGCCACCCTCCGCTTCCCCTTGCCACGTATGGCGGGGTGGGTGGCGCGGAtgctccctgctctttgcaaGGGGCTGCGAGAAGCGGGCAATTCCCTCCGCAGGCTGGGCGAGAGTTGCAGCTCCCCCCAGACTACCCACCGCCCAGAGAGCTGCTGCTCAGAAGCACCTTCTCTGCAGGATGGTGTTGCAAATCTTGCAGCAAGCCGGGCTCTCTTTCCCTGAGCTGCCCTGACAGCTGGCTCCACGCCACTCCCAGTCCTTGATGGCCCCGCAACGGAAAGGTGGCCTGCCGTAGCACTGACATTGCTCGTCTTCCTTGCAGACGACATCGAGATCGAGCCGTTGAACTACCGGCACTTGTCGCTGGCCACCTCCTTGCCGCGGGCCGTGGTGGAAGACTGCGTGGATGAGACCATCCAGCTGTTCTCTTCCTACCTGCAGTACAAGGAGAACGTCTCCTTTGTTTTCAAGGACATCGGGGTTCTGGCCCGCCAAGGAGACAAAGTGCGCCTCAAGTTTTatgccagctgcctgcagcggCTGGAGAGCACTGCGAGCCTGATTGCCGCCCTTCGCAGTGTGAGTTGCTCAGGTTGCCGGGCCGACTGCCATTTCAGTGGGAACGCTGTCGAAGGAGGAGCGACCCGACCTCTCTTGGCCTGCCTGGACCTGGCGGGCTAATCCAACACCTTCCAGTGCTTGGCCCCACCAAATTCTCCGCTCACAGAGAGAGCGTCCCCCGGGTTCCTTGATCCTTGTCCCTATAAAAGCCTGGCACGGCTATTAGCCACTCTCACATCTTTGCTGGGCAGCATCGCCACACCAGAACGAAGGGCTAATGTGCATGGGAGAGGGCTTAGAGGAAGGGCTTGAAGCGGCAGGCTGCCCTTGGAGCAGCAGGAAGGGCTGCTGCCTTTGGCAGCAGGCAGAAAGCTGCCTTGGAAACCTCCTTACATGTCTGTCCGCATTGCAGAGACCATGGGCCACGGAGCCGGTTGTCCCCAGCCCCCAGACCGCCAACCCATGGATCCCGCCTCGCCCCGTCTACATCTTCCCAAGGTGAGTGTGTGCCCAGAGGACggcttcccagctcctgctcgGGAGCGCGCGCTGCTGGGGCTCCGTGCTCAGCACTGTGCTGGGCATAACCCAGAGCACTTTAGGCCAGGTTCTCTGCCTTTGGAGGGAGACTGCCAGAACCCTCCAAAGAAGCGTGCATGGACGCACAGCACATGGCACGCGAGGAGGTCTCCGTCGGCAGCCAGGAGCAGTAGTGTCAGCAAGCTGCCAAGGGGAGACGGTGCCCTTTCTTCAAACCTGCCTTGTCTTTGGGTGCCAGGTTTCAGCTGGTGGTCGAAGGCAGCCCAGAAGCCAAGGCTGCCCCCGCTGGCtccctctgggggaagaaggcgGCGGAGGAGCTCAGGAGCGCCAGGCCCAGCAAAGGTGAGGCCAAAGCTGCCTGCTGAGCAGGTTGGGGCCCTCTGCCCCGCCGGCTGACAGCAGCCAGGTTCACATGTGCTGCTCAGCAGGCCGTGCTGAAGAGCTTCCTCGCTTCTTGCTTCCAGAGCAGCGTCCCGGCAAGCTCCTGCAGCACCGCGAGGAGCTTTGTCTCCCCGTGCTGCCAAGCTCAGGGGCAGGCAGGAGGCGGCAAGGCCCGGAgaagcagcctgctgccaggtgagagccttggcggaagggctgaggggcacactgggaccTGTGCAGCAGAGAGGGCCCTTTGGACGTGCTGGCCCGAGGGCCTCGGAGAGACTCCTGACACACGTCCCAGCCAAGGCTGCCGTCTCGCTGGACGGCAAGCTGGAGGCGCTGCTTTGCGTGGCAGCCTCACATCGCCTTAGTTTTCCTGCAGTGTCCTGGTCTTTTGGGGAGCCGAATGCAAATCCGTATTGCAGTTGCTCTGGTGTGGCAACAAGTCCCCTCAGATTTCAGTGAATGCCATCTTTCTGCTTGCGGGAGCAAAcgcctcctgccctcctcctaaCGCATCCCGCCGTGCCTTCTCAGGACCTTTATCAACATCTTGGGCCACCTCACGGCCACCTCGCTGGAGCAGGAGGCGCACGTTGAGCACCTCCCGCATCCTCCCGCCGGACCTCGGACCGGCCCTGCCAGCGCcgctcccagggctgcagcacaggTGCGTGATGGGGCCCCGGGTCACGCTTGCATCTCAGGGACTGGCAGAAAAGCTGGGTCCTACGAGACTCCCTCTGCCAAGGGCCCCGAGTGTGCGGTCACTAGGACGCTCAGGGGCCTCTTTGGGGGTCTGTGCCAACAACACCCCCTCCCAACAtgccccctccccaaacacagaCGTCTAATCCTGttgccttcctcttcccccctccccaggaaACAGCCAGCCCTCGCACGCAGCGCCTTCCCAGAGCTGCCCGCCTCTCCCTCTTCCAagagaagcagaggcaggagcaagcAGCACTGGAGGAACTGCAGGCCAGGGTGGAAAGGAGCGTCCGGCATCAGGAAAGGGTACGGGACGCCTCGGACAGCCCTCTGAGAAAGGGGCATTTCCTACCGCTGGGGCGGCagagccttgcaggcagccagggcccaggcggacggctgcctccgaggagctgcgcccAAGCTGGCCCACCCCTTCCGAGGAGGGAGATGGCTGCAGCCACAGCCCGGGGCCAGGAGCAGCCAGGGGCCGTAGCGAGGGCAGCTGGGGGGGTGCCTCCCCATCAGGCAACCTCTGCCTGCGCTGCCTGCCCTCcacctggaaagcagctctgcggggcAGCTGGCTTGAGCCACTGGCACCCAGACGGGCCGGGCACAGAGCTCCAGGGGCCCAGCTCCTGTAGCCCATCCTCTCAGCTCCTGCTCTAGCCTGGACATGGCTGGACAAGGACGAGGCGCCTCCCCTGCGAGTGGGCCAGTGCTGTCTCCCCCAGTCACCCCTCCGTCCTGAAACCATTTGCTCTTCTTGCCCTTGCAAAACAGTTGCGGATTCTGACGAAGCAGCTTCACCTGGACCAGCGCTGCTCCGCAGACACAGGCCGGCCACTCAAAAAGTGAGTGTGCACGGCGGTGCGAGCTCCAAGCCAGGGCCTGGCACGGGGAACCGTGACCCCCAGGAGGTGCTGGCACCCACAAATGCCTCAGCTCCGGGGCAGGGCATGCGCCAGCCCCTGCCTTGTGCTggtgtggggctgcaggggctggggagggaagaagcccCAAGGCTGCCAGGAGAGCGGCAGAGGGACTTGGTTCCTCTCGTTGCAGGGAGCTCTCGCCACGAGCAAAGCAGAACGTGCAGCTCACAGCATCCTACCGAGTGCTTCGGgacagctggaaggagaaggtggAGCAAAACCGCCagaggctggagcaggaggaggagcatcAGCGGTAAAGAGCTCCCAAGCCCGGCAGGGCTCCCCCTCCTGCAAAGCCCTTTGTGCCACAGCCTGGGGGAAAGAGGGTCTTTTCCTGCCCTCCCCACCCTCACCCCAGTGCAGAGGAGCAGCTTTGGAGCTTGGCCTGGGCTCACACCTCCCTTCCGCTgagatggggtggggggccgggaTGCCCCGTTGCGTTTCCCAAAGGCGCCTCAATGGCACCACTGGCTCACCCtctttctcctgctgccctcagtGCTTTGGCGATGTGCAGCCTGCGCAACAAGGAGCAGCGGGACCACAAGCTGGGCGCTTACAAGGGGAACAGAAGCgctttttccccacagaaataaACTGCCTATCCGAGTTGGTGCGAGCCTTTCCTTGGTGGGGTGGGAagctgcaaggggcagcagggcagctttGGAGGGGCGGGAAAGGGGCCCGTGGGAGCAAGGAGAGCAGGCAGCCGCCGTGCGGGGAGGCTCTCGCTCTGGGCCGTGCCCTACTGGGGCCTTTGGGGACTGCCTTGCTGGACAGGAGGTGaggggaaggttttgggggggacAGCTGGGGCCTCAGCTGCCTGCACgctgccaaagctctgcctgGGCTCGGAGTCTTTTGctccccatgtccccgtccaaaaCGCCGGGGTCTCTCCTTCGTGCCGGCCCTGGCCCTCGGGGGCCACTGCCTGGCGGGGGCTGGAGCCAGCTCCCCCAgtgcactcggaggaccctgcgcCGCTCCAAAAGGTGCttagaggcccctgcaccacactgCTGCAAGATGTGTACGTGTGCGGATGCACAGACTTCTCCTTTCTGACATGCTGCCTCCACAACTCTCCTTTTGGATgttctcttcctcctgcttccaTTCTGCACCTAGTCCTGGACTCCCCCCACAGGCCTCCTCCTCTACCTGCCCCTGCACCAAGTAACGGCTGGATTATTCCCATCTGTGACCAAAGGGGACTGAGAGCATCAGCAGAGGATCTCTGGCAGTCAGTCCCTGTCAGCacagggaggcagaggaggaagccTGTGGCGGGGGAGTGCACTGCTAGGTGCACACTGACAGCTGTAGCAAGCAACATCCCAAATAAGGCTGGGGCATAGGCGTATGTATGGAGGGAGCTTGGGCAGGAAGGGCAGCTCGGACTCAAGATTATCCCCTTGGCTGCCATCCAGAGGAGCCACAGAGGCAGCACCACATCAAGGGGGCACTTTTGAAGAAAATGCAGTAGCTCCTAGGGAACTGGTACTTAGAGCTACCCAGAGATGCTTTGCTGGCATGGTATTTTACGGAGTGGTCCAGCTTGAAGGGCTGAATTCATGCAAGACAAACACCATGCAAGAATTCCCTTTCTGAACAGGGCCATTTCAGAAGGTCACAACATACATCTCAGGAGGACTCCTGAGCAATTGTGCCCTTCTAAGGGCACAATTTCTTTCCTGTAGAAAGCTCTCTGGTAGCACAAAGGTTTGTGTGTCCCAGGAGGAGAGTCAGAGCGTGTCCCAGACACCATGGCCAACAGATTTGTCCTGAAGGAGTAACAATGGCAGTGCACACACATGCTCCCTTCCCTGATTTTGCAGTGCATATCCATGTGCAGCTTCAAGATACATTTACTGAAATCTTTGTAGGTCttaaaagagcaaaaggaaaagcaaaaggggAATGTGATGTACACTTCTGCTAAATGTCACAGAATTTCGTATGATTAGGCTGAAGAGCTCATGAAGTCAGGCTGTCTTGCAAAGATACCTGCAAAGAACCAACAAGCATACTAATGAATTCGCTGCTaagccagtgccaggctcacaGCACAGGTACAGCCTACCAGCTATGCTCCTGGCAAGGCAGCTAGTGCTTGCTTTTGTTCTCTCTTCCAATCAAGCTTATAACAAACAACTGAGCATCAGAAGGAATGTACCCTTTACCAGAGCAGAACCAAAGAGACTGTTAGCCACAGATTTAATATTTAAGGACCTAGAGCTAAACTTAAGTTGAAAAGTAAGCACTAAGACCTGGGACCTAGTCATTAGAGCCATGTGACCTGGCTAtgaggctgcaggagcaggggacTAAAAAGGCTTTCATCCCAGTACTAGCACTGTGGGGTGCAGAAGGCATCCTGTAATAGAGGGGTGTCCGTATCACAGTGCAGTTCCTGCATCACCAGCATGGGTGCAAGACAGCAGGGCTGGAAGGCCCCGAACAAATGGAGAAGGAAACTTGTGT
Protein-coding regions in this window:
- the LOC135329621 gene encoding coiled-coil domain-containing protein 81-like, producing the protein MTRAELTGGPAASQGAVPKGRSLLGGCELLDPGPDASFPCPPEIVAIWDAVSNYILEQMLLDKGVLVAGFGTFCTVREELRLGPEDVLMVRRPVFQLAMYPVWPLWLKRAKVTLPDDIEIEPLNYRHLSLATSLPRAVVEDCVDETIQLFSSYLQYKENVSFVFKDIGVLARQGDKVRLKFYASCLQRLESTASLIAALRSRPWATEPVVPSPQTANPWIPPRPVYIFPRFQLVVEGSPEAKAAPAGSLWGKKAAEELRSARPSKEQRPGKLLQHREELCLPVLPSSGAGRRRQGPEKQPAARTFINILGHLTATSLEQEAHVEHLPHPPAGPRTGPASAAPRAAAQETASPRTQRLPRAARLSLFQEKQRQEQAALEELQARVERSVRHQERLRILTKQLHLDQRCSADTGRPLKKELSPRAKQNVQLTASYRVLRDSWKEKVEQNRQRLEQEEEHQRALAMCSLRNKEQRDHKLGAYKGNRSAFSPQK